The Medicago truncatula cultivar Jemalong A17 chromosome 7, MtrunA17r5.0-ANR, whole genome shotgun sequence genome includes the window ttcaatatgtttaatcaaattaaaacataaagcaGTAACAAGCAATCCGATTCAAGGTTTCGTAATTGGCTTTGATACCACTGAAGGAAAATCGATTTCATTAtagaataagcagcggaaaatatttcgattttctttccttggatcataTTGAATTACACAAGAATCAGTGGTTCGATTGTTACCTCGAAGTGTGAAACTGAAACTAAAACCGAAAGCTGGAATCTGGAAACtggaatcacgatcacagcaAACCAAGCAGCAAGCAGCAAAGCCTCTagcaagtccacacgaacagtgctcctccaaaactcggtgctagccaaggaaTCAGAAGTCTCAGAGAGCTAGAGTTTCTTCAAAATGCGTAACCTCAAACTTcagcactagggttctatttatagaactccttgtgTGCTATGCAAGTCAGAAGCCACTATTggacttcactaagcccaataacgAGTTTAGTAATTTTGCTAACTAACTAGCGTTAATTGTGCataatgatttaattaatgaCTAATTATCACTGtaactataaaaaaattcatggaACCGGATTGACCCAAAAACCAGCCGAGTCACCGGTTTTTCACGAGTCTCACCGGTTTATACCGGTTTAGTTGCATGGCCGATCTAACATTTGGCTCGAACCGACATACCCAACGGTTCCAGGTCGGACCGGTTCGACCAGCCGGTCCGAGCCGGTTTTGAAAACTATggctttgactacggatacatttaagaatagtgttctttaagataatgtaatctcatgattaagtcacacttaatatattattacacaaactatctattctaaggactttattaacattatctaaatataataaagagtgtcatatattattcaataataaaagtcatgatacataagataggttaaatgtaacaccccgaattttatatttaattggtgaattatgctagTTAGATAAATTCTTGAGTTTAAGATAAAATTGATGTTATGATgcttaatatatatgttaactATGAGATAATAGATTACGATGACTAACGACGTACTAGGAAGATTGACAAGAATGAAGAGGAAaacaaataagtaaaataagATAGGAAAACGGGGGAGGTGTCGAATAGAAGGAAATAACTAAGTGGGGGAGGgaggaagaaaaataataggAAATAGAATAGAAAGAATAATAGGTGGAGGCTAGCCCAAGTATAATTAGAGAATTAACAATCTAAAGTCTCAGTATCTACTGAACGTGaaaaatagaagagaagagCGGAGGCAGAGAGAACCCTAGTGCAACAAGGTCAAGCCAAAAACCAGATTTTTTCAAAGGATTCGAGGTAAGGGAGAGATTCCTTTCACTTTAGGGTATCAATTATTTGATGGGGGTTGTTTAAACTCTTTAGATgttaatgttgttatgatgtgaatttCGATGACAAAATGATGATGAAGGTATacgatgatgatgttgaaaGGTTATAATTGGGGGAATCTAGTCCAGGGTTTTGAATTGAGTCTATAGCCTTAAAAAGGTTAGATAATTAGGTAGGTTAACGGAgaattaatttttgaatgttAGGGTAACCTTAGAATGATGATTTGGGAGTTTTGTAATTGAGTTTAGTGGTTTAAAGGTGATTATTGGGTGAAAAACGCACTATAAAACTGATTTTTGAAGCTGTCTGTCAACCCAAAATCGGCCCCCGAAGTGCTAAAATCGGCCCCCAATTTCGGGCAGCGTTTCACACTTTTGATTCGACAAAAATCGGCCCCCGATTTTTGTCAGACAACCTGagaaaattcaactttttcaccattttccgttttgaactgggtctgggtgtaaacatgaaagtcgTAGGTATGAaagttagctttctaatggctttggtttgagcTCCATatgatttttagatttttagtTATGGTGAAAATACTACAGGTAGGTATTGAagcaattttatgaaaattcaacaTGACCCTTTCAACGGATTCCAAAACCACTTTGAAAATTATATGGAGTCTAAGAGAGCCGTTAGAGTGAGAAATAAATTTAATGCTCCTAAactaataaacaaaaattaggaAGTTTAATTAGGCATAATTAAAGGTGATTGGCTCAATTTACTAATGAGACTAGAGATAGAATCGAAAAAGGGTAATTAGGGGAAGTAAAGAGGACCGTTATGAATAGGTCTTAGACCAATGAAGGAGATAGAAGAAGGACCTTAGGATGAGGGATGAGTATGAAATCACAAGTTAAAATAAAGGGTATGAATATGAGTAAGATGAGAAGTTAATGAAGTAAGGTGATGGTGTTAAGTGAGTTATATAGAAATAGACGAATAAATGATATCCATTAACGATGAGATGCTAATGAAATAAGATTAGGATGTAAAATGATGTTATGACTTTCTATAAGACGAATGACGAAAATGACGAATGACGTACTTGTTCCCTAATAGCCAGtaaaatgatgaatgatgaaaaCTGACGAATGACTAAGATGTAAAGATAGTGTGTTGTTTATGTGTCTTTctaaatgatttttggtgagtCTTCATGCATCATACCATACTGCATAATGACGAATGACGAATGACGGATGTAAGTTCAGTAACACACCTCTGACTTACATTATTATGACGATAGGATCCGGTACCGGCATGCATGTAGGTCTAGGAATGAACCATGTTGCATATAAGTCGTAAATAGGTGAAAATGTGGTATGTGTGAATGATGTGAATTGATGTGAACGTTcatttttgtgtgaaatatgATGTATGAGTTTTTATGACTATATGAAGTGAATGGTGTAATCATTATTTAGAGTgactgatgataaaatgatgaTGTGACTATGATAATGTGATGATGCAATTTATTTCTTATGAATCCTAAGATATGTTATGATGTGAATTCTCACCCTTTTATgttgtttgtgtgtttggtgTCTGTACTCCTGGGGTACAGATACACAGGAAGAGGAGATTTAGCCTTGCGGGACGCTTAGAAGGTGGCAATGAGAATATACCTCCGTAGCTATTTATCTTTATCATTGAGTAGTCGAATAAATGCGTGCTCTGATCTGTAACACTTGGGGTTGGGGTTAAACGTTGAATGTCTTTATTTTATGACGTTAAAGAACCATgactttttatgttatttatcaaCATATGTCGATGAAGAATTTGATGTCTTTGAAttatgaagttttattttaagcaTTTTCTATTGTTAAGTACAACAcccatttacttatttattgtaTGACAGAATAATGAAGAAGTGTAACATCCTTTTTATCTTAATATATacttattatgaattaaaaacaacGTCGGGATTTAGGGTGTTATAttaaacataaactattggcctctagggcttacaccaacagtTTTGACCACCTACCTGTTTGTATGGATGGGCAGACGaagtgcaggattagttgcttaGGTGAGTTGCTCGGTGATTGCTTGGATAGGgggagctatctccgttatCGGTTTCGTAGAATCGtaggataggctctgatctagAATGTTGTCTTATGATTTATTATAGATTGTCTATCctagatttatttatgttttggagaattttatgATGATGTATTCAATCTCATTACATGTATACTTTTGAGGTGTAttggtttatatccgctgcaactgttgagaatttttatacatgcatgttgttttggattttgttgaGGACCTggcatctatttcttgaatattatattattcacgtgttttatcgctttaatagaaatagggcctTACACTTCCTCTGTCAACTCTTCGTCTCCATTTTCATTCCTTCTCCTCTTCACTTCCTCGAGGTTTGTTccatgttttttctttgttaattgTTCTATACTTCTATTTTGTTCCTGAATGTTGATGCTTGTTAATGGGTGAATCAATGAGTTGATTATTTAAATTCAAAACTGcaatttataattgttgattatctttaattttgatttccCAAACTCTAATTTAGAATTGTTGATTCTTCTCTTTGTTTGTCCAAAGAGAATTTTtaatttcagaattttgattCTACTATTGCATAAGTTGATCAACTCCAATGTAATAACTTGAATAACGAGAATATAAGGATTTCTTAGGATTATTACTTCAAGAGGCTCAAATTTTGGTAAATAGTTTAAAACAAGTTAAATATTtggctaaactgcacttttcgTCCCCTATGTTTTataatgttgcaattttggcctcttattaaaaaaaaaatagcaattttggcccctttcatCTAAAAATTGCTTagaagacgccacgtgtcccaaaaaatgggccataatcgcaactttttgtaaagataagaggtcaaaaagcatatttcccttatgttaggaggtcaaaagagcatatttccctaaacataggggtcacttttgccattttttttaataggggaccaaaattgcaacattttaaaacttagagGGCGAAAAGTGAAGTTTAACCTAAATATTTTCATGAACGTGTGAATAAATTAGAAACTTTGCTGATTGTTTAATATTGCATTATAGCATAATTGTTATAACCACTTTGTAGTATTTTTTGGGCCTGTTGGTGTGTTTGTGTGAACTGTGATGCTTTTATTTGGCTAAGTTGTTATAGAAGCATTTTTTAGCTTGTGTTGTAGGTGTTTTTGGGGGGCTTTGCTGTCATGTAGCTCTGTCATTTTTTAGCTGCGTTTTTTGTTACAACATTCATGAATAAGTTtgaaaaattacacattttagCATAACACTCTTTATACGTGGTTGTAAAGAATTAAGTCAACATACTACAATAATAAGCACTATGTCACATTTGAATTTGCGATTAAATTTTTGCCCAGGCTCTAAGAAATTTATGGCTCCGACATTGATCTAGTTCAAAATAAACTAGACCAAACTAGATTGCCGTTTTCCTTCAATCCATCATCCTTTGAGTCAtttatgtatatgtattttttggactttgaactttgaatcatttttgactatatgcaatttataacatatatttagcattattttgtttgGTCGAATCCTCGATTTTGATTGAGATTTTAGAATTTGGGATTTTGCTATCCTATATCTATTCTACAAAACTCCTTGAgtaaaatccttcaattttaaTTGCGATTTTAggatttgtgatttttgttattccCTTTCGACTTAAAGTAGAATTTGGTATTTTAATCCCAATTTTGACAACTTTACTTTTTCCTGCAAGTTCTACTCGAGTATGCCGTATTGGCAGCGGTCAGGTATGTTGAATAATATTATAGAGGCTTTGCATCCAAACAAGAGCACCTCACAAAATCTATTTGCCGTGATGCAAAATATTAGCAGTTATTAGATTCCATTGTTTAGCGTTATGTTATGGAGTATTTGGAAAAATAGGAACCCGAAAATTTGGAATGATGTCAACTAAGTTGTCAAGTGATTTGTAAAAGAGGATGTTCTTTGTTCACTACATGGCAAATGCTCAAGAAGCTAAGTGTAACTTTAACCATATAAATACAATGTTGATGCTTCATTCTCCCATTCTCTCAATATAGTTGGAATTGGAATTAGCATATCTAAGATGTTCGGGGGAGTTTTGTTCTAGCCAAAACTAAGTGGATTTCCCCTGTGCTTGAGGTTGACACAGACCAAAGCACTGAGAATCTTATATGCTTTAAAGTGGGTGAGAGATTTACATTTGTCGGAAATGAACTTTGAGTTGGACTCAAAGACTGTTGTGGATAATCTTTACGAGTGTCTCATATTTTGTGGTCATTATTGGTGATTGCGGACGCATTCTATATACAGATCTTGTGAAGTCTCTATTAGGTTCATTAGACCATAATGTTGTTAGGGTGGCTCTATCTTtaactaatttttatattttttctaacaTTCCATGTATCCAATCTACTATTCTAAATGAAAAGCATTAAGCTTGTCGGTGTAAAAATACGTACTTTATCCTTCTCACAATTATTGtctctttaatattttattttatttttcaaaataattgtcagaTTACAATACCAATACAGCATTTCATCcattattatacccttatttatttaatttcatccaACATAACTACTATTCAACACAATAAATgcaactaattttaccattgatatcaacacaattaattatttcCTTAATTGAGTAAAACCTTAAACTATTaatattgtgagacggagggagtaccgtaaaaaaaatgtgttccaAATTTGGAAGCtctaaaagtaattttttttcctctaactatttaattggtatcataTTGGttctctaactaaaaattgatttatttcggtcccttaaatttctcaccgttactacttTTAGTCTTTTCCAttggttttattaaaaaaacgttAGGGTGTGGTACACTTGTCGTTTTAGCATTGGCTCTGGaaattttattgtcttttttctcatcttcttcatcaccttcataaacattcatcatcttcatcaaataaACCGTGAAAAATTCATTATCTAACTTCATCAACTTCAATAATCCATCTTCTACAATCGAATTTTCTCCACCAAAACTCAAATCTTGAATTTATTAGTGCAAAGAGGCATTAAACAGACTCTTaattcaaaaaacaataaaaaaacactaGAACAATGAGGGTGAAAAGAGGAAGAATGGGTTTGAAGAAGAATGGTTCACGCCTCCAAGAATACTTTCCTCCTACTGCAACACAAAAAACCATGATCTAATAACAAATATccatattcaaattcaaatccctAACAATTCCTCCGCCGCCGCGAATTCTTCGACCGCCGGTGGTTCCGCTTCTGCTCCCGCGGCGGAGCAGCTTAAGGGGAAGGAGAGTGAGTGGGAGAATATGGAAGCTATGTGTTAGGAAACATGGCATCTATGGAAGGAAGGAGATAAATCTAACAAACTCTTTATATTGATAGAAATGGAATATTACAAAATGAGAAAAAGTTATCCCACTAATGGGGTTATTACAAGTATATATACTACTACAAACTAGTATCTCTAATAGTCCCCCTCAAGTTGGAAGGTGTTCAAAAACACTTCCAACTTGAAATGAGAAAATACAAGGAAAGATGCCGGAAACACATCGgctaaaaaaatatagtcatCAAACAAGAGCTTATCCAACAAGAAGCAACCACAACTCAAGGTTGAACCAATTGAAGGAAGGAGCATCAAAGCAACGCTTAACCACCATCCGGTAGAAGCCAATATCCACAAAGCCATAAAAGGCACAACGCTTAACCATCAAGAGTTTTCCATAACTCAagacagaagaagaagaagaagaaaaaacgaCGCTTAACCATCCTTGGACAGAAGCACAATGCTTAACCATTCATGACAGAAGCTTATCAACATAGCTTAACCATCATGAACAGAAgcacaagacaagaaaaacaaggATATCCAACAACAATGAtgatatccaaaaaaaaaaagaagcgcAAGGAAGGGCCAAAGTTTACAATGGAAGGAGGTCATATGTTGAACAAACTGCACACCAAAGGTACCATGAAGCAACAAGACCAAGGTTCCAAAGTTAAAAAAGAGATGCCCTCCAATGCCGAGCCAAGACAAGAAAAACCAAATGCAAGCCAATAGAGATGCATAGCCATGTGATGTGTCTTCAAACCATAGAAAACAAATCCACGTTGATGCATTCAAACCATAGGCCAACAAATCCACGTTGATGCATTCAAACCAAAGAATTTCCTATCTTCTAACAACTATAGCACGGTTCCAAAACATACAAATGTAGTGAGAAACCCTTCAACAGTTCATAATACATGTAGCAAGGCTTCAATGTCCaaaaaatcaatccaacaatctcGATACCACTTACACAAACAgcaatcaccaatgatccacAATTAATGAACAAAAAATGTTGGACATTCATCATTAACTATCTCAATTTGAAACAAGATGCATCCATATACCAAGGAAGAACCAAAAACTAGTGTATCATCATAGGAAATCAAACTTCAAATATGAGTAATGAAATATCAAAAGGAATCAATTAACATGTAGTTAACCCAGGGAAGTAAGAACTGGAATGTGCTACCAGAGAATGACAATTACTCACAAACCAGATACGGTAGCAGAAGAAAATCAAGCATCAAGACCGTATGTAGTATGTAAAAGCCCAAAGAACCATTCCAACACAAGTGAACCCGAAAGCAACATCAATCAAAGTAGAATCCAACTCTGTCAAACATCAATTACTCACAATTTATGATCCAAAGAACCAATATGTTTTCAGCGAGGACTTTCCACAAACACCTTGGAAGCAATATCCATAAGTGATAAGGACCAAAGCGCCAAAATCTCAAGGTACAAATAAAACGAATCTGAAACCCTAAGAATTGGGGaaagaagcaaaacaaaatCGAACAGCAAAGAAATGCGATGAAACAGAATCGCAATCGCAAGAACATAAGAAATCAAATTACGAAATTGCGAGATTCAGAAATTGGAAATTGCAATTGATGAAGAATTCGAACAAGACATATGGATCGCACGtgaaattgaaccaaaaaaCTAATAGAACAAAGAAGAACGAACAAAGAAAATCGATCGAGAGAGAAAAGGAAATCGCGATTGTAACTGAATCGCAAACCCTAAGATTTGGGAAAAAGACACAAACGGAATCACGAAGCAATCGATCGAACAAAAAGATGTAAAAGAATCGAATGAAATTGAGATGCGGATCAAATGAGAAATCGATCGAACAAATCAATAACAGAAAAACGATTCGAGTACAAGACaaaggaaaatgaagaaaatgaagtgataaaagagaaaaatcaGAACgaggaagaaaaggaaaatagaacgagaaaattgaattttctcGAGAAAATGCAGCGGAAAAATTGTTCAAGGTGGATACCAATCATGCTTTGATACCATGTTAGGAAACATGGCATCTATAGAAGGAAGGAGATAAATCTAACAAACTCTTTATATTGATAGAAATGGAATATTACAAAATGAGAAAAAGTTATCCCACTAATGAGGttattacaaatatatatactactaCAAACTAGTATCTCTAATACTATGATTGAAGTGGAATTCAAAGCAAGTAGATCTGGTGATGCTAAATCTCATGTTGTTCTTATTCATTATTGTTAGGATCTGATCTTGCTATCTCAGAACCCTAATTTGtttgagttttgatttttgttgctTTGAATGAATAGTTTATGTGATTGTTGTTAGCTCTATTCGGAATAAACATTTTGCGCGTAAATAAATTGTTCACTGCAAGTTTCAGAAAGCTAAAGAAAATTTTGAGTGCAAATCAGCGCTGTATCTTCATAACATAAATCCTAACGTTTATTCGAATAAAATTAACGGAAATGACTAAATATAGTAACGATGAGAAACTTAacggaccgaaataaatcaatttttagttcgAGGACCAattcaataattaaatatagttagaggaccaaaaaggtactTTAACCAATATATTAATAACAAGGAGAGAGTACAAGTATGGTAATGCCGTCAGCACGAAGCTAGTAATTTATAGCTTTGAGATTGAAACACAAATGCCATGATACCGTGAATCTAAATCTATCTAAACACAccctaataaaaataaaataaataacatcataAGAGTGATGATATATTAAAAACGAAAGAGTCTTTAAGACTTAAAAGGTATTTGAATCCaattataatagaaaaacaataCAAGATcgaaaaaaacaacttatatatcTTATACAAACATTCTAGAGGGttattaaaaaaacactaaCCTTACACTCACTATGGAACTACTTTCAAGACTGACCTTAATATCCTCAACAATGGCGTAAGAGCATCACATACAAACCACCTAAGAATTTCATATACAAATCGGAcaaagtaaattcaaatatcgCAAGAAATGTTGTTCAGTCTCCTGAGTAGTAGAAGGTAGTACACACACTTTGAATCATCCACATCCCAAATAATTCTATGCTGAAGCAGATTGACATGAGTGAGGAGCCCATGCAATATAGCTCCTTGTATGGGAAGAAGACCCtaataaattattgatataatatagaaaaggctaaaatatggttttgtccctgcaaatatctcgttttagttttagtccctacaaaaaaaatttgttgtttttggtcccagcaaatatgcctcattttggttttggtccctggcttcacttttgtgatgatttgcacacgtggcacatgatgactgaacccattgattagagaaatagtccatgcaaaatcttttgattttgaaaaagatccctgcaaaatattttgtttttgaaaatagtccccagcaaaatattttgtttttgaaaatagtccctggggactattttcaaaaacaaaatattttgctgggaccaaaaaaaacaaattttttttacagggactaaaaccaaaacgagacatatttgcagggaccaaaaccatattttagcccacagaaaatacatttttcctaaaaaatagTATTGGCAAATATTACACCAAAACCAATATCTAATGATCTAAAAGAGAATCGTAATCACAAAGGTTGAAATCCCAAAAGGAGTCATCCACATTTGGAAACTCAATAAAGTTCTCCTCTTGTAATGAAGAGCCTGAACCAATTTTCTCACCACATTGCAAGTTCAATAAACCGTCCCACCACATTGCACACGGTATTGGAGCATTACCAAGACTTGGTTCTGAAACACCAACAATATCTCTACCAATTTGGTTTGGAACCGTAATCTCTTTATTATCACGATTTGGCGAGACTTCACAGTGTTGAGTTGAAATTGCCACAATTGGTGTCGCGTTAATATTATGTTTCCCATTCAACGAAGGTGAATGAGTTGAGAAAGTTCGAGGTTGAGGTCTAATAATTTCATGAAATTTCATGGTTTccttagttttttctttcttttcttcttgtgtTCTTGAAACCACCTTCTTGTGCAAGTGTGTGTGCCAATAGTTCTTTACATCATTAGCTGTTCTTCCCGGAAGCCTTCCAGCAATCAATGACCATCTAAAGATATATTACATATAAGTAACTCATATAGCTGaagaattattaaaattaaaagcatatatatttaataagaaaatattaaaatatgataaatggcaccacataaattatataattaattttaatttggtcgTGAAAGGTTACCTATTCCCTAGAAGTTTGTGTAACCTTAGGATCATATCGACTTCATCCTCAGCAAAGCTTTCCCTTTTGATGTTGGGGCTTAAATAATTTAACCACCTCAATCTACAGCTTTTGCGGCACCTATTCAATTCTGTCATGTGTAACATATAATTTAAGTAATTATGCATGGTTATTTTTTGCATTTGCTTCGATATATATAGTTGTTAAGTTTAACTAATTGTATGCCTAGAATAAATAACATTCATTTTACCTGCTCTTTGAGGAACTAAATGCCATTTTCCTTCCCCATACTTGTCAATGCAAGCCTTGAGTAGCTTATCTTCCTCGTATGTCCAGGCACCTTTTCTCACGCCTCTGGGCATATCCATATTTAAGTTTCCTCGTACACGCTTTCCTTTATTGTCCATAGACATTGTATGATGTGTTGCCctcatgtatatatttatacatacatGTGTTAAGGTTGCGTAAAAAGAGAAAGGGAATAATGATAcacttttcctttactttcattttcatctaaaaggttaacttttttttgttttgtttttgagatatATACGGCATTGAGGAGTTTTTTCTATTTCCTTATTGTAGATAATTATCAGAATATAATattcattgaataaattattagtatattatatattagttaGAGATAATTGAAGTTCAAGTTAGACACTCTTGGTGTCAAAGATACTTAGTGCCCAAGACAACATCATTGgataaatatatattacataaaaataaaatagacagGGGAAACAATTATatcatggtatcagagcctctctCAAGATCCATTGGGTCACCTACAGTCAAGTTTCTTAT containing:
- the LOC25479290 gene encoding transcription factor MYB113, whose translation is MRATHHTMSMDNKGKRVRGNLNMDMPRGVRKGAWTYEEDKLLKACIDKYGEGKWHLVPQRAELNRCRKSCRLRWLNYLSPNIKRESFAEDEVDMILRLHKLLGNRWSLIAGRLPGRTANDVKNYWHTHLHKKVVSRTQEEKKEKTKETMKFHEIIRPQPRTFSTHSPSLNGKHNINATPIVAISTQHCEVSPNRDNKEITVPNQIGRDIVGVSEPSLGNAPIPCAMWWDGLLNLQCGEKIGSGSSLQEENFIEFPNVDDSFWDFNLCDYDSLLDH